CGAGCATGGTGGCGTTAAAAACAGCATTGAACACAGTTTTTCCAGATTTAACCGATCTTTATCTCGAGTACTTACCCAAGCTTCAACTGATGGTAAATTATCAAGGACAACTGATGTCCTTTAGCCAACTGTCCAACTCAATGAAAAATTGGATTGCGCTCATTGGTGATGTGGTACGTCGCTTATGTTTACTCAACCCTAATCAGCTTTATCCCTGCATGGAAGGCGATGGCATCTTGCTGATTGACAATATTGACGCACAATTAGATCAAGACACCACGCAAAATATTTTAAAGAGGTTACATCAGGCTTTTCCACAGCTGCAAATTATTGCCACGGGCTGTAGCCAAGATTTGCTTGAACATGCTGAACAGTATCAGTATTTCAAACTTGATCAGAAAAAACTGTATGAGGTGGATCTGTCCTCACACAAAAATAATCTCGATACGCTCTATCAAAATGTATTGCATACGCTTGAACCCAATCAAGATGACGCTTTATTGAGTGCCGAAATAAATTCGAATGCACCTCAACAGATGTTTGAAAAATTCCAAGATTTAAGTCCAGAACAACAGCTTGAATTTTTGCAACTGATTCAAGACGGCGACGCTTATAAGCCAGCGAAGATTTAAATCGCAAAATCTGCTTTCTAGCGTCGATTAAATGTGGTCTGAAACGAATTTAACACGGAAAAATGTTAATGATTTGCCTATAATCTTTGCCTGCATAGGCAAAAAGGTTTGATGTTATTTTGCTCATGTAATAAAATCATCGCATTCATTTTTATCAAAATGTTTATTTTTAACTCTGTTTTTTTCAGGTTGCGCAACACAACTTGTTTCTGTTTTTTTAAAATTCGTTCGGCTTTCAAAATTTAAGCAGTTGGATGGTTCTTTGCTGTCCTCAAATATTTGAAAGATAAAACTCATGATAGGTTACTACAACCTACCCAACACTATGGATACGAGTGTGCTACCGATTATTATATTGTTACCGTTAATACTTGGCACCTTCTTTGTCCTATGGCTGAAAAAATTCTCTCGCGGGGCGACAGCTTTAGGGGCGATTGGCGTCAGTTTAAGCAGCTTTATTTTACTTCTGACTCAAGCAAAAAATGTCTTGAATGGCCATGCTGTCGTTGAGCATTGGTCATGGTTACCGCAACTGGGCATTGATTTAAGTTTTCGCTTAGATGCACTTTCCCTGATTTTTGCTCTGCTGATTTCAGGCATTGGCACTCTCATTTATATTTATGCTTATTATTATTTAAATCCTAAAAATTCATTAAGTAAGCTCTATGCCTTACTCATGTTGTTTATGGCGGCCATGCTCGGCATTTCGCTATCAAACAACCTAATGATTTTGCTTGTTTTTTGGGAAATGACCAGTATTTCATCTTTCCTGTTGGTGGGTTATTGGAGTAATTACGACGCTGCACAGCGTGGCTCACGTATGGCGCTGACCATTACAGGGCTGGGTGGTTTGGCCATGCTCGGTGGCTTTATTTTACTGGGGCAAATCACCGGTACCTATCAGATCGATCAAATCATTACGATGACCTCGACCATTCAAGCCAGCTCCTTGTTTGTCCCTACACTTCTGCTGATTTTATTGGGTGCTTTTACTAAAAGTGCGCAATTCCCTTTCCATTTTTGGCTCCCCAATGCCATGGCAGCACCGACGCCTGTGTCGGCGTATTTACACTCTGCCACCATGGTCAAAGCCGGCATATTTTTATTGGCACGCTTAATGCCGATTTTTGTCGGCTCAGCGCTGTATCACAATTTGGTAACCACAGTGGGTTTATTTACACTGTGTATGGCGGCATTTTTCGCCATTTTCAAAGAAGATTTAAAAGGCTTATTGGCATATTCGACCATCAGTCATTTGGGTTTAATTGTCTGCTTACTGGGGATCGGTTCACCTTTGGCTGTCGCGGCAGCTGTATTTCATATTATTAACCATGCAACCTTTAAAGCCGCATTGTTCATGATCGCAGGCATTATTGATCATGAAACGGGTACACGTGATATTCGTAAACTCAGTGGTATCTGGCAGCTATTGCCCTTTACTGCAACGCTGACTATGATTACTGCCGCAGCCATGGCAGGTGTGCCACTAACCAATGGTTTCTTGTCTAAAGAGATGTTCTTCACTGAACTTTTAGCGAATTTATCGGGGGGTATTGCGGTACTTGCTGCCATAGTTGCGACACTGGCGGGTTTATTTGCAGTGGCGTACTCAGCACGTTTGGTTCATGGCGTGTTTTTTGATGGCGATGTAGGTAAAGGTGTACCCAATAAAGATGCGCATGAGCCGCATATGGGTATGCGCGCTCCCGCCATGATTTTAGCAGCTTTATGTATTGCTGTCGGAATTTTACCGGCTCTCCTTCTTGAGCCTATTGTGAATGCAGGTGCGCGTGCCAGTATTAATCAAGCGACATTTGAAGGGGTTCACCTTGCGATTTGGCATGGGTTTAATCTGCCGCTGTTGATGAGTGCGATTGCACTCGTGGGCGGTTTAATATTCTACTTTGCCTTGGCCAAAGGCAGCCGTATTCGTGAGATTGACCTAGACCCATCTTTAGGTAAGCTTCAAGGTAAAGTTTTATTTGAAAGTTTCTTAAAACACCTTTTACTCAATTCTCGAAAATTAAAACGTGCAACCGAAACGGGTTCGCTGCAGCATTATTTATTATGGATTGTGGTGTTTGCAATTGCGCTTGTGGCAATGCCTTTACTTGGACAAGGCATAAGCACAGGTACGCGGGAGCTGACCCATGCACCTATAGTGGCTATAGTGCTGTGGTTACTGTTGTTCTCAGCCTGCTGGATGATGCTGTGGTTCCATCACGAACGAATTAAAGCCGTGCTGATCAGTGGTGCTGTCGGTTTGGTGGTTACTTTGGTTTTTGTAACCTTGTCTGCACCTGATTTAGCATTAACCCAAATCACGGTAGATGTGGTCACGACTGTGCTACTGCTCATGAGTTTATCGCTGCTTCCACAGCTCACACCTTATGAATCGTCACGTTCACGTCGTTGGCGCGATGCAGCAATTGCGATTATTGGTGGACTAGGTATTGGCTGGATTGCATGGCTGATTTTAACCCGTGATCACAATTCTATTTCATGGTTCTTCTTACAGCAGTCATTGCCTTTAGGCGGTGGATCGAACGTGGTCAACGTGATCTTGGTCGATTTCCGTGGTTTTGATACCTTTGGTGAAATCACCGTACTGGGCATCGCTGCCATTGGTGCGTTATGTATGATGGATGGTATGCGTGCCCATGGTACAACCATTACCCAAGGTTTGACCTATCGTTTTAACCCCTCCCCGCTCATGTTCCGTATGACTGCATCGTGGGTTTTACCCATCGCCCTTGTCGTGAGCTTGTATATTTTCTTACGTGGGCACAACTTGCCTGGCGGTGGATTCATTGCAGGCTTAATCACCTCCATGGCACTGGTGATTCAGTACATTGCACTCGGTCAAGAGCAAGCGGAAAATATGCTTAGAGCCAAATCTGGGCGCTTATACGAAATTTGGATTGGTGTCGGCTTAATGATTGCAGGCCTCACCGGTATTGCTGCATGGCTCTGGGGACGTCCGTTCTTAACCAGTGCACACATTTATGTTGAACCTGTTCTGCTTGGCAAAATGCATTTGGCTTCTGCTGCAGCCTTTGATGTTGGCGTATATGTGACGGTCGTTGGCGCAGCCATGTTGATGATTTCTGTACTGAGTGACTCCCGTAATACCAGTATTACTGGTCCAGTTCCCAAGGGGTAATGCATGATTAGTTTAGAATTTTTACTTGCTTCTGCCATTGGAATGCTGGTTGCCACCGGTATTTATTTGATTTTGCGTGCGCGTACATTTCCTGTGGTGCTCGGACTGGCCATGATTGGCTATGCCGTCAATCTGTTTTTATTTGCCATGGGGCGACTACAACTCAGCGCACCTGCAATTTTAACCGATGCCAACCAAGTGACTGACCCTTTGCCTCAAGCACTGGTGTTAACCGCGATTGTAATTGGTTTTGCAACGACCGCTTTCATTGTGCAATTGGCGCTACGCAGTCGTTATGAGTCTGGTACAGATCATGTTGACTCCAAAGAGGAAGCTATTAATACCGACCCACGTGAGGATGAGCCTTAATCATGAACTTCTTTGAATTTTGGCTTCATCACTCTCCAGTCCTCAGCATTCTGATTCCGGCCTTTACTGCTTTTATCTTGGTGCTCCTAGGCAATCCAGGTTCGGGCGCTTTGTCTCAGGACTGGCGTCAACCTTGGCGACGCGGTATCAGCTTAATTTCAGTGTTTTTAGGTTTAGCTACGGCCATTAGTTACCTTATTCAAGCCAATAGTGGGCAGATTTTTGTCTATCAACTCAGTGAATGGACTGCACCTTTTGGTATTGTTTTGATTTTAGACCGACTCGCTGCATTTATGTTGGTGCTGACTTATGCGCTGACCGTACCCATTATTTGGTTCGCCAGTAAAGAATGGGATGAGCGTGGTCGCTACTTCCATGCCATGTTTCATTTTTTATTGATGGGATTATGTGGCGCTTTCCTCACAGGCGATCTATTTAACCTGTTCGTATTTTTTGAAATTTTGCTCATGGCATCATATGTCTTGCTGCTGCATGGTCAAGGCAAAGTTCGCTTTCAACTCGGGATTCATTACGTCACCATTAACCTGCTTGCCTCTGCTCTATTTTTGATTGGTCTAGGCATGATTTATGGCAGTGTCGGTAGTTTAAATATGGCCGATGTGAGTCGTATTTTGCCGCAGCTTGAAGGTGATCAGCATAGACTTGCTGTGGCGGGTGGTTTGCTGTTATTTGTGGTGTTTGGGATTAAAGCCGCAATATTGCCGGTCGGTTTCTGGCTCCCTAAAACCTATGCTGTCGCGACGACGCCCATTGCTGCCATTTTCACCATCATGACCAAAGTCGGTCTCTATGCCATTTTACGTGTCAACAGCACCGTTTTTAATGATGAGTTAAGCCGTGAAATTTTATCGAACTGGTTGTTGCCCATTGGTCTAATCACTTCTGTATATGGCGTGATTGGTGCAATTGCTGCAGAACGTTTACGCCGTTTTGTGGGTTTCATGATTTTATCTTCTATTGGCACCATTATCATTGCACTGTCCTTAATGACCACACAGGCTTGGGCAGCAGCGCTGTATTATTTGGTACACAGTACCCTAATCGCGGCGATGTTCTATTTGTTATGCGGCTGGATTACCTCTCAACGCGGTGCATTTAAAGATCATTTGAAGATCGCACCGAAAATGAAACAGCAAACTTTAGTCTCGATTTGCTTTTTTGTTGTGGCGTTAATGATGGCAGGTTTACCGCCCTTTAGTGGTTTCTTTGGAAAAGTTTTCCTCTTACAAGCGACCTCGACTTCACCCTATCAATTATTGATTGTGATTACAGTACTTTTGGTGAGTTTACTCAGCATTATGGCGTTTACCCGCGCAGGTTTTGTGCTGTTCTGGCGAGCCACTACACCTGAAGACAACCCCAATGAGCAAGCTTTTAAGGATTATCAGAGCCTGCCTACGACTGCACCTGCAAGAAATGATTATGCCTTCTATATTTTAATGGTTGGGCTAATAGCTTATGTGGTTTTTGCCAATCCGATTATGCAGTACATTGAAAAAACGGCATTACAATTAGATGATGCGGCAGTGTATTCTCAAACGATTCTTAAATCAGATGAGCTAGGGGATGTCATTAGCGTACAGCCTTTCGATCCAAATTATTTACCCGAAACCAAATATGGCGGTGAAGCAGTCGATCCAAATGCACATTATATTCC
This genomic window from Acinetobacter sp. TGL-Y2 contains:
- a CDS encoding monovalent cation/H+ antiporter subunit A, with translation MDTSVLPIIILLPLILGTFFVLWLKKFSRGATALGAIGVSLSSFILLLTQAKNVLNGHAVVEHWSWLPQLGIDLSFRLDALSLIFALLISGIGTLIYIYAYYYLNPKNSLSKLYALLMLFMAAMLGISLSNNLMILLVFWEMTSISSFLLVGYWSNYDAAQRGSRMALTITGLGGLAMLGGFILLGQITGTYQIDQIITMTSTIQASSLFVPTLLLILLGAFTKSAQFPFHFWLPNAMAAPTPVSAYLHSATMVKAGIFLLARLMPIFVGSALYHNLVTTVGLFTLCMAAFFAIFKEDLKGLLAYSTISHLGLIVCLLGIGSPLAVAAAVFHIINHATFKAALFMIAGIIDHETGTRDIRKLSGIWQLLPFTATLTMITAAAMAGVPLTNGFLSKEMFFTELLANLSGGIAVLAAIVATLAGLFAVAYSARLVHGVFFDGDVGKGVPNKDAHEPHMGMRAPAMILAALCIAVGILPALLLEPIVNAGARASINQATFEGVHLAIWHGFNLPLLMSAIALVGGLIFYFALAKGSRIREIDLDPSLGKLQGKVLFESFLKHLLLNSRKLKRATETGSLQHYLLWIVVFAIALVAMPLLGQGISTGTRELTHAPIVAIVLWLLLFSACWMMLWFHHERIKAVLISGAVGLVVTLVFVTLSAPDLALTQITVDVVTTVLLLMSLSLLPQLTPYESSRSRRWRDAAIAIIGGLGIGWIAWLILTRDHNSISWFFLQQSLPLGGGSNVVNVILVDFRGFDTFGEITVLGIAAIGALCMMDGMRAHGTTITQGLTYRFNPSPLMFRMTASWVLPIALVVSLYIFLRGHNLPGGGFIAGLITSMALVIQYIALGQEQAENMLRAKSGRLYEIWIGVGLMIAGLTGIAAWLWGRPFLTSAHIYVEPVLLGKMHLASAAAFDVGVYVTVVGAAMLMISVLSDSRNTSITGPVPKG
- a CDS encoding Na+/H+ antiporter subunit C, whose amino-acid sequence is MISLEFLLASAIGMLVATGIYLILRARTFPVVLGLAMIGYAVNLFLFAMGRLQLSAPAILTDANQVTDPLPQALVLTAIVIGFATTAFIVQLALRSRYESGTDHVDSKEEAINTDPREDEP
- a CDS encoding monovalent cation/H+ antiporter subunit D — encoded protein: MNFFEFWLHHSPVLSILIPAFTAFILVLLGNPGSGALSQDWRQPWRRGISLISVFLGLATAISYLIQANSGQIFVYQLSEWTAPFGIVLILDRLAAFMLVLTYALTVPIIWFASKEWDERGRYFHAMFHFLLMGLCGAFLTGDLFNLFVFFEILLMASYVLLLHGQGKVRFQLGIHYVTINLLASALFLIGLGMIYGSVGSLNMADVSRILPQLEGDQHRLAVAGGLLLFVVFGIKAAILPVGFWLPKTYAVATTPIAAIFTIMTKVGLYAILRVNSTVFNDELSREILSNWLLPIGLITSVYGVIGAIAAERLRRFVGFMILSSIGTIIIALSLMTTQAWAAALYYLVHSTLIAAMFYLLCGWITSQRGAFKDHLKIAPKMKQQTLVSICFFVVALMMAGLPPFSGFFGKVFLLQATSTSPYQLLIVITVLLVSLLSIMAFTRAGFVLFWRATTPEDNPNEQAFKDYQSLPTTAPARNDYAFYILMVGLIAYVVFANPIMQYIEKTALQLDDAAVYSQTILKSDELGDVISVQPFDPNYLPETKYGGEAVDPNAHYIPYVISPKTLQGEHISEYKNRQIEQQEQSQQHPSDDAKLKPMEP